From the Notolabrus celidotus isolate fNotCel1 chromosome 12, fNotCel1.pri, whole genome shotgun sequence genome, one window contains:
- the znf384b gene encoding zinc finger protein 384b isoform X2, with amino-acid sequence MMEDSHFNSSYFWSPIPTVSGQIENAVFLNKVKEQQEKNASFSSSSASHYQTALLTIPTPGTKTDGGGQVGSVAHLHPPHTTQNMLHVPSTGIMTAAGLVITTPQGTLMSPTSSQSFVSGHPATTMIVSALNSTERKGDGTPHVVVMPAPSKRGRKKKTTLTTVGAMGGTGNETLILAHLTASGQVTPLQHHTGDPYDLSNEEEDQGPKDSTKTYRCRMCAATFLSKSDMQIHSKSHTEAKPHKCPHCAKSFANSSYLAQHIRIHSGAKPYTCSYCQKSFRQLSHLQQHTRNHTESKPHKCPHCTKSFANSSYLAQHIRIHTGVKPYTCSYCQKSFRQLSHLQQHNRIHTGDRPYKCSHPGCEKAFTQLSNLQSHRRQHNKDKPFKCTNCNKGYVDSASLEVHMSSHTVKHARIYSCGLCNRTYTSETYLVKHMEKHNPDQLTAHPTQQNQGQAQIQTGAQGQVESAEGGLSQPGGARSEGSGGGGGQSQSNYPQTETISSPYDLHQYKTVSASDIQYKPVSIADITSHKDLCLTVSASTIQVEHLNP; translated from the exons ATGATGGAAGACTCTCATTTCAATTCATCATACTTCTGGTCTCCAATCCCCACTGTGTCAGGACAG ATTGAGAATGCTGTGTTCTTAAACAAGGTGAAAGAGCAACAGGAAAAGAATGCTtccttctcttcatcttctGCATCACACTACCAAACAGCTCTCCTCACCATCCCCACTCCTGGGACCAAGACAGATGGAGGAGGGCAGGTTGGGAGTGTGGCGCACCTTCACCCTCCTCACACCACACAGAACATGCTGCATGTCCCCTCCACGGGCATCATGACAGCAG CTGGTCTGGTCATCACAACTCCTCAGGGGACATTAATGTCACCCACCTCGTCGCAGTCATTTGTCTCTGGTCACCCAGCAACAACCATGATAGTTTCAGCACTCAATTCTACAG aaagaaaaggagacggGACGCCCCATGTGGTTGTGATGCCGGCGCCCTCCAAgcgaggaagaaagaagaagacgacACTAACCACGGTGGGTGCGATGGGAGGAACAGGAAATGAAACGCTAATACTGGCTCATCTGACAGCCAGCGGACAG GTGACTCCTTTGCAGCATCACACTGGTGATCCATACGACCTGTCAAATGAGGAGGAAGACCAAGGCCCAAAAGATAGCACTAAGACATACAG GTGCCGGATGTGTGCGGCGACCTTCCTCAGTAAGTCTGACATGCAGATCCACTCCAAGTCGCACACAGAGGCCAAACCTCACAAGTGTCCTCACTGCGCCAAGTCATTCGCCAACTCCAGCTACCTGGCCCAGCACATCCGCATCCACAGTGGGGCCAAGCCTTACACCTGCTCCTACTGCCAGAAATCTTTCAGGCAGCTCAGTCACTTACAGCAGCACACACG GAACCACACAGAGTCCAAGCCTCACAAGTGTCCTCATTGTACCAAGTCATTTGCGAACTCCAGCTATCTGGCCCAGCACATCCGCATCCACACTGGAGTGAAACCGTACACCTGCTCGTACTGCCAGAAGAGTTTCAGACAGCTCAGTCACCTTCAGCAGCACAACAG GATTCACACAGGAGATCGACCGTACAAGTGCAGCCATCCAGGCTGTGAGAAAGCCTTCACACAGCTTTCCAATTTACAG TCTCATCGGCGTCAACACAACAAGGATAAGCCCTTCAAGTGCACCAACTGCAACAAAGGATATGTGGATTCGGCAAGCCTGGAGGTGCACATGTCTTCACACACAGTCAAACACGCAAGGATCTACTCCTGTGGACTCTGCAACCGCACTTATACCTCA GAGACGTATCTGGTGAAACACATGGAGAAACACAACCCAGACCAGTTGACTGCACACCCGACACAACAGAACCAAGGCCAGGCCCAGATTCAGACTGGTGCGCAGGGCCAGGTAGAGAGCGCAGAAGGAGGATTAAGCCAACCAGGGGGAGCTAGGAGTGAAGGATCTGGTGGAGGCGGAGGACAGAGTCAGAGCAACTACCCCCAGACAGAAACCATCTCCAGTCCATATGACCTGCACCAGTATAAAACAGTCTCTGCCAGTGACATCCAGTACAAACCAGTCAGTATAGCGGACATTACTTCCCACAAGGACCTCTGTCTCACTGTGTCAGCATCCACCATTCAAGTGGAGCATCTCAACCCTTAA
- the gnl1 gene encoding guanine nucleotide-binding protein-like 1, translated as MPRKKPFSNKQKKKQLQVKRERKRGDTGSGPSSRNASVERGGERQSDTSDSETTDIRRINQQPFGREGRYDPNRFRLHFEKESKEDVEKRKKVAREKVLKPVSDKELETNIHDTYPSEKGLGFPRRPSWNYEMTRENLLRKEEKSYRDYLDDLHTRNPPGTLSHFEHNLETWRQLWRVLEMSDVILLIVDIRHPVLQFPPALYHYITGDLQKQVVLVLNKADLCPPPLVIAWKHYMTSQFPHLHIVCFTSHPGQPYSTVLQKKRMRRKADWNHAGGPLDILKACQDIAAGRVDLSSWEQKIKRDAVAERLYGERPDEGAESVLVEHQTDSAMDMSSPSQELYKDGVLTLGCIGFPNVGKSSVINSLVGKKVVSVSRTPGHTKYFQTYYLTPTVKLCDCPGLVFPSRVDKQLQILAGIYPVSQLQEPYSSVGYLCERTPFLSVLKLKHPSLLENKPHLGNEGSAELNWTAWDVCEAWAERRGYKTAKAARHDVYRAANSLLRLAIDGRLCLCLRPPGYSCLREHWENHPDLPDIMALQGRMTEEEGAGERDDDDDGESSTEPEEERDRDADDDEDGDDEDEGFGHPGGKDDKPSGFTVNMYNVLRENECE; from the exons ATGCCCAGGAAAAAGCCATTTAgcaacaaacagaagaagaaacagctaCAAGTCAAacgggagagaaagagag GTGACACAGGTTCTGGGCCGAGCAGCCGCAATGCCAGTGTGGAGCGAGGAGGGGAGCGACAGTCAGACACCTCTGACAGTGAGACCACTGATATTAGAAGAATAAATCAACAGCCTTTCGGCAGAGAAGGTAGATATGACCCCAACAG GTTCCGGCTGCACTTcgagaaagaaagtaaagaagacgttgaaaagaggaagaaggtgGCCAGGGAAAAGGTGCTGAAGCCGGTCTCAGACAAAGAACTCGAGACAAACATCCATGACACCTATCCCTCAGAGAAAG GTCTCGGTTTCCCACGACGACCGTCCTGGAATTATGAAATGACACGAGAGAACCTgctgaggaaagaggagaagtcGTACAGAGATTACCTTGATGACCTGCACACCAGAAACCCGCCCGGCACCCTCAGCCACTTTGAGCACAATCTGGAG acATGGAGGCAGCTGTGGAGAGTGTTGGAAATGTCAGATGTCATCCTTCTTATCGTGGACATACGGCACCCG GTGCTACAGTTCCCTCCAGCCCTCTACCACTACATCACAGGAGATCTCCAGAAGCAGGTGGTCCTAGTGTTGAACAAAGCCGACCTGTGTCCTCCCCCACTGGTGATCGCCTGGAAACACTACATGACTTCTCAGTTCCCCCACCTGCATATAGTCTGCTTTACCTCCCACCCTGGGCAGCCCTACagcacag TGCTCCaaaagaagaggatgaggaggaaggctGACTGGAATCACGCTGGAGGTCCATTAGATATCCTGAAGGCCTGTCAGGACATTGCAGCAGGGAGAG ttgatcTATCCAGCTGGGAGCAGAAGATTAAGAGAGATGCTGTTGCTGAACGCCTATATGGAGAGCGGCCAGATGAAGGAGCTGAGTCGGTGCTGGTAGAGCATCAAACTGACAGTGCTATGGACATGAGCAGCCCATCCCAGGAGCTCTACAAAGATGGAGTCCTCACTCTGGGCTGCATAG GCTTTCCAAATGTGGGCAAGTCATCTGTGATAAATAGCCTGGTCGGGAAGAAGGTGGTCAGCGTGTCCCGAACCCCAGGCCACACCAAATACTTCCAGACCTACTACCTCACTCCGACAGTGAAACTCTGTGACTGCCCCGGACTGGTTTTCCCCTCCCGCGTCGATAAACAGTTGCAG attCTGGCAGGCATCTACCCAGTGTCTCAGCTGCAGGAGCCCTACAGCTCAGTTGGTTATCTGTGTGAAAGAACCCCCTTCCTTTCAGTGCTGAAGCTCAAACACCCCAGTTTACTGGAGAACAAACCTCACCTAGGAAACGAGGGTTCGGCAGAGCTCAACTGGACTGCATGGGATGTTTGTGAAG CATGGGCAGAGAGGCGAGGCTACAAGACAGCAAAAGCAGCCCGTCACGATGTGTATCGTGCAGCTAACAGCCTCCTGCGGTTGGCCATTGATGGCAGATTATGTCTCTGCTTAAGACCACCTGGCTATAGCTGCCTAAGAG AGCATTGGGAGAATCACCCAGACTTGCCGGATATAATGGCTCTCCAAGGAAGAAtgacagaggaggaaggagccGGAGAGAGGGACGATGACGATGATGGGGAGTCCAGCACAGagccagaggaagagagagaccgGGACGCAGATGATGATGAGGAcggtgatgatgaagatgaggggTTTGGACACCCAGGAGGGAAGGACGATAAGCCCTCTGGCTTCACTGTCAACATGTATAACGTCCTCCGGGAAAACGAGTGCGAGTGA
- the znf384b gene encoding zinc finger protein 384b isoform X1, whose amino-acid sequence MMEDSHFNSSYFWSPIPTVSGQIENAVFLNKVKEQQEKNASFSSSSASHYQTALLTIPTPGTKTDGGGQVGSVAHLHPPHTTQNMLHVPSTGIMTAAGLVITTPQGTLMSPTSSQSFVSGHPATTMIVSALNSTAGYSFVERKGDGTPHVVVMPAPSKRGRKKKTTLTTVGAMGGTGNETLILAHLTASGQVTPLQHHTGDPYDLSNEEEDQGPKDSTKTYRCRMCAATFLSKSDMQIHSKSHTEAKPHKCPHCAKSFANSSYLAQHIRIHSGAKPYTCSYCQKSFRQLSHLQQHTRNHTESKPHKCPHCTKSFANSSYLAQHIRIHTGVKPYTCSYCQKSFRQLSHLQQHNRIHTGDRPYKCSHPGCEKAFTQLSNLQSHRRQHNKDKPFKCTNCNKGYVDSASLEVHMSSHTVKHARIYSCGLCNRTYTSETYLVKHMEKHNPDQLTAHPTQQNQGQAQIQTGAQGQVESAEGGLSQPGGARSEGSGGGGGQSQSNYPQTETISSPYDLHQYKTVSASDIQYKPVSIADITSHKDLCLTVSASTIQVEHLNP is encoded by the exons ATGATGGAAGACTCTCATTTCAATTCATCATACTTCTGGTCTCCAATCCCCACTGTGTCAGGACAG ATTGAGAATGCTGTGTTCTTAAACAAGGTGAAAGAGCAACAGGAAAAGAATGCTtccttctcttcatcttctGCATCACACTACCAAACAGCTCTCCTCACCATCCCCACTCCTGGGACCAAGACAGATGGAGGAGGGCAGGTTGGGAGTGTGGCGCACCTTCACCCTCCTCACACCACACAGAACATGCTGCATGTCCCCTCCACGGGCATCATGACAGCAG CTGGTCTGGTCATCACAACTCCTCAGGGGACATTAATGTCACCCACCTCGTCGCAGTCATTTGTCTCTGGTCACCCAGCAACAACCATGATAGTTTCAGCACTCAATTCTACAG CTGGTTATTCATTtgtagaaagaaaaggagacggGACGCCCCATGTGGTTGTGATGCCGGCGCCCTCCAAgcgaggaagaaagaagaagacgacACTAACCACGGTGGGTGCGATGGGAGGAACAGGAAATGAAACGCTAATACTGGCTCATCTGACAGCCAGCGGACAG GTGACTCCTTTGCAGCATCACACTGGTGATCCATACGACCTGTCAAATGAGGAGGAAGACCAAGGCCCAAAAGATAGCACTAAGACATACAG GTGCCGGATGTGTGCGGCGACCTTCCTCAGTAAGTCTGACATGCAGATCCACTCCAAGTCGCACACAGAGGCCAAACCTCACAAGTGTCCTCACTGCGCCAAGTCATTCGCCAACTCCAGCTACCTGGCCCAGCACATCCGCATCCACAGTGGGGCCAAGCCTTACACCTGCTCCTACTGCCAGAAATCTTTCAGGCAGCTCAGTCACTTACAGCAGCACACACG GAACCACACAGAGTCCAAGCCTCACAAGTGTCCTCATTGTACCAAGTCATTTGCGAACTCCAGCTATCTGGCCCAGCACATCCGCATCCACACTGGAGTGAAACCGTACACCTGCTCGTACTGCCAGAAGAGTTTCAGACAGCTCAGTCACCTTCAGCAGCACAACAG GATTCACACAGGAGATCGACCGTACAAGTGCAGCCATCCAGGCTGTGAGAAAGCCTTCACACAGCTTTCCAATTTACAG TCTCATCGGCGTCAACACAACAAGGATAAGCCCTTCAAGTGCACCAACTGCAACAAAGGATATGTGGATTCGGCAAGCCTGGAGGTGCACATGTCTTCACACACAGTCAAACACGCAAGGATCTACTCCTGTGGACTCTGCAACCGCACTTATACCTCA GAGACGTATCTGGTGAAACACATGGAGAAACACAACCCAGACCAGTTGACTGCACACCCGACACAACAGAACCAAGGCCAGGCCCAGATTCAGACTGGTGCGCAGGGCCAGGTAGAGAGCGCAGAAGGAGGATTAAGCCAACCAGGGGGAGCTAGGAGTGAAGGATCTGGTGGAGGCGGAGGACAGAGTCAGAGCAACTACCCCCAGACAGAAACCATCTCCAGTCCATATGACCTGCACCAGTATAAAACAGTCTCTGCCAGTGACATCCAGTACAAACCAGTCAGTATAGCGGACATTACTTCCCACAAGGACCTCTGTCTCACTGTGTCAGCATCCACCATTCAAGTGGAGCATCTCAACCCTTAA
- the znf384b gene encoding zinc finger protein 384b isoform X4, whose translation MMEDSHFNSSYFWSPIPTVSGQIENAVFLNKVKEQQEKNASFSSSSASHYQTALLTIPTPGTKTDGGGQVGSVAHLHPPHTTQNMLHVPSTGIMTAAGLVITTPQGTLMSPTSSQSFVSGHPATTMIVSALNSTERKGDGTPHVVVMPAPSKRGRKKKTTLTTVGAMGGTGNETLILAHLTASGQVTPLQHHTGDPYDLSNEEEDQGPKDSTKTYRNHTESKPHKCPHCTKSFANSSYLAQHIRIHTGVKPYTCSYCQKSFRQLSHLQQHNRIHTGDRPYKCSHPGCEKAFTQLSNLQSHRRQHNKDKPFKCTNCNKGYVDSASLEVHMSSHTVKHARIYSCGLCNRTYTSETYLVKHMEKHNPDQLTAHPTQQNQGQAQIQTGAQGQVESAEGGLSQPGGARSEGSGGGGGQSQSNYPQTETISSPYDLHQYKTVSASDIQYKPVSIADITSHKDLCLTVSASTIQVEHLNP comes from the exons ATGATGGAAGACTCTCATTTCAATTCATCATACTTCTGGTCTCCAATCCCCACTGTGTCAGGACAG ATTGAGAATGCTGTGTTCTTAAACAAGGTGAAAGAGCAACAGGAAAAGAATGCTtccttctcttcatcttctGCATCACACTACCAAACAGCTCTCCTCACCATCCCCACTCCTGGGACCAAGACAGATGGAGGAGGGCAGGTTGGGAGTGTGGCGCACCTTCACCCTCCTCACACCACACAGAACATGCTGCATGTCCCCTCCACGGGCATCATGACAGCAG CTGGTCTGGTCATCACAACTCCTCAGGGGACATTAATGTCACCCACCTCGTCGCAGTCATTTGTCTCTGGTCACCCAGCAACAACCATGATAGTTTCAGCACTCAATTCTACAG aaagaaaaggagacggGACGCCCCATGTGGTTGTGATGCCGGCGCCCTCCAAgcgaggaagaaagaagaagacgacACTAACCACGGTGGGTGCGATGGGAGGAACAGGAAATGAAACGCTAATACTGGCTCATCTGACAGCCAGCGGACAG GTGACTCCTTTGCAGCATCACACTGGTGATCCATACGACCTGTCAAATGAGGAGGAAGACCAAGGCCCAAAAGATAGCACTAAGACATACAG GAACCACACAGAGTCCAAGCCTCACAAGTGTCCTCATTGTACCAAGTCATTTGCGAACTCCAGCTATCTGGCCCAGCACATCCGCATCCACACTGGAGTGAAACCGTACACCTGCTCGTACTGCCAGAAGAGTTTCAGACAGCTCAGTCACCTTCAGCAGCACAACAG GATTCACACAGGAGATCGACCGTACAAGTGCAGCCATCCAGGCTGTGAGAAAGCCTTCACACAGCTTTCCAATTTACAG TCTCATCGGCGTCAACACAACAAGGATAAGCCCTTCAAGTGCACCAACTGCAACAAAGGATATGTGGATTCGGCAAGCCTGGAGGTGCACATGTCTTCACACACAGTCAAACACGCAAGGATCTACTCCTGTGGACTCTGCAACCGCACTTATACCTCA GAGACGTATCTGGTGAAACACATGGAGAAACACAACCCAGACCAGTTGACTGCACACCCGACACAACAGAACCAAGGCCAGGCCCAGATTCAGACTGGTGCGCAGGGCCAGGTAGAGAGCGCAGAAGGAGGATTAAGCCAACCAGGGGGAGCTAGGAGTGAAGGATCTGGTGGAGGCGGAGGACAGAGTCAGAGCAACTACCCCCAGACAGAAACCATCTCCAGTCCATATGACCTGCACCAGTATAAAACAGTCTCTGCCAGTGACATCCAGTACAAACCAGTCAGTATAGCGGACATTACTTCCCACAAGGACCTCTGTCTCACTGTGTCAGCATCCACCATTCAAGTGGAGCATCTCAACCCTTAA
- the znf384b gene encoding zinc finger protein 384b isoform X3, whose amino-acid sequence MMEDSHFNSSYFWSPIPTVSGQIENAVFLNKVKEQQEKNASFSSSSASHYQTALLTIPTPGTKTDGGGQVGSVAHLHPPHTTQNMLHVPSTGIMTAAGLVITTPQGTLMSPTSSQSFVSGHPATTMIVSALNSTAGYSFVERKGDGTPHVVVMPAPSKRGRKKKTTLTTVGAMGGTGNETLILAHLTASGQVTPLQHHTGDPYDLSNEEEDQGPKDSTKTYRNHTESKPHKCPHCTKSFANSSYLAQHIRIHTGVKPYTCSYCQKSFRQLSHLQQHNRIHTGDRPYKCSHPGCEKAFTQLSNLQSHRRQHNKDKPFKCTNCNKGYVDSASLEVHMSSHTVKHARIYSCGLCNRTYTSETYLVKHMEKHNPDQLTAHPTQQNQGQAQIQTGAQGQVESAEGGLSQPGGARSEGSGGGGGQSQSNYPQTETISSPYDLHQYKTVSASDIQYKPVSIADITSHKDLCLTVSASTIQVEHLNP is encoded by the exons ATGATGGAAGACTCTCATTTCAATTCATCATACTTCTGGTCTCCAATCCCCACTGTGTCAGGACAG ATTGAGAATGCTGTGTTCTTAAACAAGGTGAAAGAGCAACAGGAAAAGAATGCTtccttctcttcatcttctGCATCACACTACCAAACAGCTCTCCTCACCATCCCCACTCCTGGGACCAAGACAGATGGAGGAGGGCAGGTTGGGAGTGTGGCGCACCTTCACCCTCCTCACACCACACAGAACATGCTGCATGTCCCCTCCACGGGCATCATGACAGCAG CTGGTCTGGTCATCACAACTCCTCAGGGGACATTAATGTCACCCACCTCGTCGCAGTCATTTGTCTCTGGTCACCCAGCAACAACCATGATAGTTTCAGCACTCAATTCTACAG CTGGTTATTCATTtgtagaaagaaaaggagacggGACGCCCCATGTGGTTGTGATGCCGGCGCCCTCCAAgcgaggaagaaagaagaagacgacACTAACCACGGTGGGTGCGATGGGAGGAACAGGAAATGAAACGCTAATACTGGCTCATCTGACAGCCAGCGGACAG GTGACTCCTTTGCAGCATCACACTGGTGATCCATACGACCTGTCAAATGAGGAGGAAGACCAAGGCCCAAAAGATAGCACTAAGACATACAG GAACCACACAGAGTCCAAGCCTCACAAGTGTCCTCATTGTACCAAGTCATTTGCGAACTCCAGCTATCTGGCCCAGCACATCCGCATCCACACTGGAGTGAAACCGTACACCTGCTCGTACTGCCAGAAGAGTTTCAGACAGCTCAGTCACCTTCAGCAGCACAACAG GATTCACACAGGAGATCGACCGTACAAGTGCAGCCATCCAGGCTGTGAGAAAGCCTTCACACAGCTTTCCAATTTACAG TCTCATCGGCGTCAACACAACAAGGATAAGCCCTTCAAGTGCACCAACTGCAACAAAGGATATGTGGATTCGGCAAGCCTGGAGGTGCACATGTCTTCACACACAGTCAAACACGCAAGGATCTACTCCTGTGGACTCTGCAACCGCACTTATACCTCA GAGACGTATCTGGTGAAACACATGGAGAAACACAACCCAGACCAGTTGACTGCACACCCGACACAACAGAACCAAGGCCAGGCCCAGATTCAGACTGGTGCGCAGGGCCAGGTAGAGAGCGCAGAAGGAGGATTAAGCCAACCAGGGGGAGCTAGGAGTGAAGGATCTGGTGGAGGCGGAGGACAGAGTCAGAGCAACTACCCCCAGACAGAAACCATCTCCAGTCCATATGACCTGCACCAGTATAAAACAGTCTCTGCCAGTGACATCCAGTACAAACCAGTCAGTATAGCGGACATTACTTCCCACAAGGACCTCTGTCTCACTGTGTCAGCATCCACCATTCAAGTGGAGCATCTCAACCCTTAA